The Mangrovivirga cuniculi genomic sequence ATAATGAAACGGATTCTATTTTTTAGTATTATCGCTCTGACCATTTTTCAGTCATGTAGCAGTGGTAAGAAGCAATTCGAGCAGGGAAATTACGAAGAAGCAGTATTTTTAGCTGTCAATCGATTAAGAGATAAACCTGACAACAAAAAAGCAACACAAACTTTACGTAAGGCATACCCGCTAGCGGTGAATCTCCACCTGCGAAAGATTAATCAGTACAAATCAAGTACTGACAGGTTTAAGTATGACCGAATTGCACAGTCTTATAAGCTCTTAAATAACATGAATAATGAGGTCGAAAGATGTCCTGCATGTATGAACCTGGTTGAAACCCGAGGGTTTTTAAATGAATATAATGAAGCTGCAAGGTTAGCCGCTGAAGAAAGGTATCAGGCAGGCGTCGAATTTCTTTCTAATGGAGACAGACGAAGTGCTATAGAAGCTGTAAACCATTTTAGAAGAGCTGATCAATTTGTTTCTAACTACAAAGATGTTAATGATAAAATTGAAGAAGCAAGATGGGCTGCCACCCTCAAAGTGTTGGTTGAACAAATACCTGTTCACTCCCAGACTTTTGGGTTAAGTAATCAATTCTTTCAAAATCAGATAAACGAATATCTTGCTCATCAAAACTCAAATGAGTTTGTAAGGTTTTTTACAGTTGATGAAGCTGAAAAAATGCAGCTCGAAGAATTTGATCACTATATACGTATGCAGTTTGATGATTTCCAGGTAGGCAATACCCACCTTCGTGAAAATTCTGAAGTAATTACTCGTGATAGTGTTAAAGTCGGAGATGTAGAAGTTGAAGGCGTTAAGAAACCTGTTTATGGAACTGTTAAAGCAAAGCTAACTGTATTCACTAAAAGTGTAATGTCAAGAGGTTTACTGGATGTACAAATCTGGGATGCTAGATCTAACAGAATATTAAGACAGGAAAAACTTCCTGGTCAATTCGAATGGGTTACTCAGTGGGGAAATTTTAATGGTGATGAAAGAGCCCTAACGAAAGAACAAATAGCAATTACTAAAATGAGAGAAGTTCCACCACCACCTCCTCAGGATCTTTTCATTGAGTTTTGTAAGCCAATTTACGGACAAGTAACTAATTTGGTATCCGGATACTACAGAGGAATTTAAACAATGATAAATAAGAAATAAAAAAAGGGCCAATTGGCCCTTTTTTTATTTCAAGAATTCAATCATCCTACTCCATAGACTCTAATTTTGACAGGTAATCTTCATCATTGATTGCTGATCTTTCCTCTTCGTAATTTTCCAGTTCATCTTTACATTTATAACAATAGGCTTTTATGTAAGATTTAAATTCCTGTGCCTGTTTATTATTGGCTGCCACTTCGACCCTTTCAACTTTCTTTAATGCCTTTTTATAATTCCCCTTTAATGCTTCATTAAAATATTGATTTAATTCGGCCATAGCTAATAAATCAGGATCATTAGCTTTTTCTCTACTTCTTTAAAGTAAGAATTACTGATATTAATAAATTTCATTCCGAAATCACTTTTTGTGGAAATAGCTAATTTTTGAAAACCCATTCCTATTTCAAAAGAACTATTTGGATTCTCCTCGCCAGCATTTGTAACCATTTTTTTATTAAGTCCATTTAAAGACGGTGGGATCTGTTTTAAAATTTCAATATAACTTTCTGGCATCAGAAACCCGTTTTTTTCCCAGATCACCTCTTCAGATGCTGTAATTATCATTACCCTGGGAATAGACGTTACATTATAGGCACGTGCTATATTTGGATATTGATCAATATCAATTTTAAGAGCAACAAAATTTTCAGACAACTTTTTCATCTCTGGCCTTTCCCAAAGCTGTTTATCCATTTTCTTACATGGCCCACACCAAATTGCCCAAAAATCAACTAATATCAATTGGTCTTTTTCAATAGCCTTTACCTGCGCTACCTTGAGGTTTGTTTCCCATGAAATTTGTGAAAAAAGACTGTTAAATCCGAAAAGGAAAAATACGAGTATAAAGCTCTTTTTAATCATTTGTAAAATTAAGTTTTGGTTGATAAATAAAATTATTAGAAGCAAAAATTATAATATTTAGAGGATAAAACAATTTTTTGCAAAATTAATCTATTAAAAACCAACTAGAATTCACTCCAGCTTTAAGCCTGTAGAAAAGAATAAAAATAAAGGATTTACAAACTTCGAAAGATGTATTGAAGGGAGTAAAAATAAAGAGCCCGGTTTAAAAACCGGGCTCTTAACCAGCTATGGAAAGAAAGATATACTTGTTTGAACTCTTAAAGTAATGAAAGTTATTTACGCGAAGAAGCCTATTAGACAAACGGCTTATTTTTTACGATTAAACTAGTGATTTCTTCGATAAAATCCCGGAGATGAACTCCGGGATTCCCATTCAACCAGCTATGAAATAATCAACTTCTTTTAAGCGACTAACTTCATAGGTATATTCCCTGGGAATCAAAAAGGTGAATGCAGTTTAGACCAACTATAATGATCATTCGATTAACTGATAAAATTTTTCGGTAAAAAAATTTAACGTCTTTTAGATCGGCCTTTATTTGATTTCTTTGTTGATGATTTTTTCTTTTCAGATTTTGGCTTTTTATCATGAAATGCCCCTGGTAAGTCGGATCTTCCTTTTTTCGCTGATAATCGATGGCTCTTAGAATCTGTTGGTTCTCCTCTTTAGGAGTATCGGTAATTTCTACATTTTGCGGTATATCCTTGACCGGGATGGTCATGCGAATTATTTCTTCAATTTTTTAATGTGATAATGCTCTGCCGGATTTTCAAAAGTTATCGCAGTTCCGGCCTGCATAGCCCGACCGGTCCTTCCTATCCGATGAACGTAATCTTCATAGATAATCGGCACATCGAAATTCACTACATGCGAAACCATTGAGATGTCCATTCCTCTTGCTGTTACATCGGTAGAAACTAATACCCTGATATTTCCTTCCTTAAAATCATTCATGGCATTGATACGAGAGTTTTGCCCTTTATTAGCATGGATCACTCTTACACCGCCTTCTACCGTACGTTCTAGATATTTATAAATATTATCTGCTGTCTTTTTAGTCTTAACAAATACAATAACGCGATTGAATTCATCTTGCTTTAAAAAGTAGGATAACAGATTAATTTTTGTCTTAAAGTTCGGCACCTTGTATAACTCCTGACTAATTGTTTCAGCCGTACTGGCCTGAGGAGCGATCTCAACTCTTTCAGGAAACTCGAGAAACTCTTCTGAAAGCTTTTGCACATTATCAGGGAAAGTAGCCGAAAATAACAAGTTTTGTTTTTTCTGTGGAAGTATTTCTAAAAGGCGAAGAATTTGATGAAAAAACCCCATATCCATCATCTTATCGGCTTCGTCCATTACCATCGTCTTGATGTATTTGGTCATGAAAGCTTCCTTCCTGTAAATATCCATAAATCGCTGAGGTGTCGATATGATCAGATCTACTCCTGCTTCAGCAAGTTCTATCTGAGTTTTTGGTCCCAGCCCACCGTAAAAACTAACAATTCGAAGATCGAGATATTTACTGAACTTTCTCGCTTCCTCTTCAATCTGAAGAACGAGTTCTCTCGTTGGTGCAAGAACCACAGCTCGAGGATCATCACCCTGTGCATATTTTAGCTTCATTAAAATGGGCAACAAGTAAGCAGCTGTTTTACCGGTTCCGGTTTGAGCAATACCTAATACGTCATGACCTGCAGTAACCAACGGAATAGCTTTCTTTTGAATTGGCGTTGGTGATTCATACCCCGCCTCTTCGATAGCATTTAAAAGCTGCCTGTTCAATTTAAAATCCTCAAAAGTATTTACTTGCTTCGACATAAGAGATGAATGGGTTTTGATCAAAAAAAGACACTATCTTTACAAAAAAAACAAAAAGATGCGCAGTTATTTGATTTCCAATGCAAATATAGTCAATGAAGGCAGGATATTTACCGGTGATGTCCTTATTAAAGAGGGCCGCATCGAAAAAATATCTTCTTCAATAAATGCCGACCAGGCTGATGAAGTAATCGATGCCGAGGGTAAATACTTATTTCCGGGAGTAATCGATGACCAGGTACACTTTCGCGAACCCGGACTGACACATAAAGCTAACATAGCGACAGAATCGAGGGCTGCTGTAGCTGGAGGTGTCACTTCATTTATGGAAATGCCAAACACCGTTCCCCAGGCATTGACCCAGGAACTTTTAGCTGATAAATATGCAATAGCAGCTAAAAGCTCTCCGGCCAACTACTCCTTTTTTATGGGTGCCAGCAACGACAACCTGGATGAAGTTTTAAAAACTGATCCAACTAAGGTGTGTGGAGTAAAAGTATTCATGGGTTCTAGTACTGGTAACATGCTTGTAGATAATCAACAAACCCTGGAATCAATTTTTGGTTCTACTAATATGCTTATTGCCACACACTGTGAAGATGAAGAAACAGTCCGTGCAAATACAGCTAAATATGTAGAAAAGTATGGAGATAACATTCCAGTAAAGTATCACCCGATAATCAGATCTGAAGAAGCGTGTTACAAATCTTCTTCATTTGCAGTATCACTTGCAAAAAAGCATGGAGCAAGGCTGCATGTTCTCCATATAAGCACCGCTAAAGAACTTGAATTATTTTCTAACAAACTACCGCTAGAGGAGAAAAAAATCACAGCAGAGGCCTGTATACATCATCTGTGGTTTTCTGATGAGGACTACGAAGAGAAAGGCACATTGATCAAGTGGAATCCTGCTGTAAAAAAGGCTTCTGATAGAGCAGCTATATGGGAGGCTGTTAATAATAATACAATCGATGTTATCGCAACAGACCATGCCCCACATACGCTGGAAGAAAAAGATAATCCATATACTAAAGCTCCAAGCGGTGGGCCTTTGATTCAACATACCCTGGTTGCAATGATCGATAAGCACAAGGAAGGTAAGATCACTCTGGAACATATTGCTGAGAAAATGGCTCACAGTCCTGCGCGATTATTCAGAATTAAAGAAAGAGGTTATATCAGGGAAGGTTATTATGCAGACCTGACATTAGTAGATCTGGAAGATAGCACTCCAGTAACTAAAGAATCTCTACTTTATAAATGTAATTGGTCTCCTTTTGAAGGATACACGTTTAAAAGTAAAGTAACTCATACTTTCGTATCAGGAAACAAAGTATATGAGAATGAGAAGGTTATTGATGATAAGATGGGCATGAGAATGGAATTTAAGGCTGATTGATAAAATTTAATCAATTAATCTTTGCAGTTTATCCTACCTTTTCTAAATTTGCTGCCCAATTAGACGGTGATTGTAGCTCAGTTGGTTAGAGCGCCAGTTTGTGGCACTGGAGGCCGCCGGTTCGAATCCGGTCTTTCACCCAAAAAAGCTCTCAGAATCTGAGAGCTTTTTTTGTTTTCCTGTCTTCGTTATTTAAATTCAGATCTGATTTTTTCATCAACCTCGAATTACGCTATGCTCACAAGAAAGATCTCAAAATACTCAGCGATTATTTTCACTATTCTATTGGCAGTTTTGTGTGCCGAAGTACTAAAAAAAGCAATTCATGGCTATAAGGATTTTAATAGCCCATACATTTCCACTCTAATAATCATGTCTGCGATGGTTTTGATTTATTATCCTGCGTATCATTTTATTAAGCACCTGGCAGAAAAGTTTTCAAAGTCATATATCCGCAATACTAAAAAAGTTTTTAAAAGTAAATTCCTGGGAATATTCTTTGCTATAACCGTCGGTTTGTCAGCATTATATAGTATCTTTTTATACTTATGGTTTGATATAAATGTGCTGAAATTGATTGGTGTAGTATGATTAGCCTGAATACTTTTATGCAACTTCCAAGAGATGAAAAGATCAAGTGCCTGTATCTTGAGGGAGAGTTTATTGTCTCAATTCGGTATTATAAGCATAAGGTAAATTTATACCTGTTAAGCAATTCTTATGTGGAGGTCTTTTACAATCCAAAAACAGATCGAATAGATAAAATCATTCCGCTTGATTTTAAAGAAAAGCGGATGAAGTTTTACACTGATCAGATCTCCTTACCCAGGGTTAGTTGATCGTGTAAGTTAATTACAGGTTGCAAAATGCTATTTTTATTATCGTTATAGACGACCAAATCTGCTAACTTTTTTTTCTTGCCTTCACCCCATTGTCTATCCATAATATCCAAAACCTGCTCCTTAGATCTTTCCGGATCACGAATTAATACCCTGTTCAACCTTTCATTTTTTGGAACACTGACATGAATAACATAATCTAGCGACTTATAGCTTCCGGCCTCAAAAAGTAATGCAGCTTCCTTTATCAGGTATTTATGATCATTATTTTGATCGACCCAGTTTTTAAAATCCCTACCAACAGCAGGGTGCACAAGTGAATTGATCCTTTTAGTTTTTCCCTCATCTGAGAAAACCTGACCTGCAAGGTAAGCCCTGTTGGGCATACCATCTTCATTATACGACTCTTCTCCAAAAGCTTCAATTATCTTGTGCTTCAGTTCCATGTCCGTGTGTAATAAAGACTTCGCTCGTGAATCGGCATCATACACCGGAACACCAAGTGTTGAAAAAATCTTGCAGACAGTACTTTTTCCTGCGCCAATTCCTCCTGTTACTCCTATAAGCTTAGGGTTTTTCATTTTTAACTATTTCTATTTCGCTGGAATCGTAAGAAAGGATTTTCATCATTTGAGGATAGTCTATTATTTTTGGAATAATAGTCGAATCCGATGTAAGGCTGTCATAGTTTAGTTTAATTACGATATCACTACTGTCCATACCTGTTCGGTCTTTTAAAAAATAGTAAGTTACTGCAACCTTTTCCTTAGATGGAGAAAACTCTTCGGGAAAGTTTTCAAGCTGAAAAGGCACCATTTTTTGGATTTGATTAGCTTTTTTTACTCTTACAGCTACATTAATCTCTTGAGGAGATGCTATAACCAGTTCAGAAGTGTAGGGAGGTTCAATTACTTCTTCATGGTCTTCATCAAGCGGTTCTTCATTATTTAATGAGAGTTGTATAGTGTCAGGAATACTATCAATCATGCTTTCCGGGCCAGAATATTTCAAATACCGGGCATTTAATAAAATACTATCTCCAAAATAAAATAAAGGCTTAAACTGAATTTCTGTTGAATCAAGGTCGAGATACACTCTCTTTTCTTTGAAGCTTTGAATATCAAAAGCCAGAGTATCTGTAAGAATTCTCAATATTCTCAGATTGGTAAACTCATCAGCGATGATATCCCGAACGGAGCTTGTTAGTATAAACTTTTGTTCTGTAGGATTCTGGATAGGAATTTGGATAGGCTCTTTATTTATTCCAAGAGTAGTCCTTAGAAGATCCCATCCACCTCCATTTACTTGAAGGGAAATGTTATTAGGTAATTCACCAACTACAACTGTGCTATCATTCTTGTACTTTAATTCAACAGGGTAGTTTACTGTAGCTTCGTAGTCTGCTTTATTTAAGGCATTAAAAAACCAAAAAGTAGTGGCGCCCAAAATACAGAGCGCCATTACTTTTGTGTTACTTCTTGATATAGTTTTTAAAAAACTTTTAATACTTCGAAAGAAGTCATTCATTCGGTTTATTTATCTTTTTTTGTGCCTTCATTAAGCCTTTTTGAGTTCTCCAGAGATATTGCAGATCTCTCAAAAGTTAGTTTAAATCCTCTTTCTACTTCAACGATCACAGTGTCATCGCTTGGCAGATCAAAGATCTTTCCGTGAAGTCCTCCGATAGTAACTACTTTATCTCCTTTTTTTAATTCACTGATAAATTTTTTAGTCTCCTTTTGCTTTTTCTGCTGAGGACGGATCATAAAGAAGTAAAATATAACTATGATCGCAACAAAAAATATAATCTGCGAATAGCCACTTCCATCAGCAGCCTGTAATAAAATTAAATTAAGCATTAATTAATCAGTTAATTTATAGGTTTATTTTAAAATAGAACTCTTTCCACTACCCTTTGCAACATTTCCTTTGATATAAAGAACAGTTCTTGCAGGGTTAGTGTTAGCAGTGATAGTTACTGACTTGTTTTGTGTACCCACTTTGTTCTTACTATCAAATCTCACGTGAATTTCACCCTCTCCACCAACTGGTACAGGATCTTTAGTCCACTTTGGAGTTGTACATCCACAAGAAGCCTGAACATTCCCAATTACAAGCTCAGAATCACCTGTATTCTTAAATTTGAAAACGTGCTCAACAACATCTCCTTCTGTAATATTTCCAAACTCATACGTTTTGCTATCGAAATCAAATTCCGGAGCAGGGGCATTTGGATCTACTGTAGGAGTGTTAGTATTCGCAGTAGGCACTGTATTTGAAACCGGTCTGCTAAGCGTACCGTTTTGCTCTAGTTGTGCAACCCTGTTTTCAA encodes the following:
- the coaE gene encoding dephospho-CoA kinase (Dephospho-CoA kinase (CoaE) performs the final step in coenzyme A biosynthesis.) — its product is MKNPKLIGVTGGIGAGKSTVCKIFSTLGVPVYDADSRAKSLLHTDMELKHKIIEAFGEESYNEDGMPNRAYLAGQVFSDEGKTKRINSLVHPAVGRDFKNWVDQNNDHKYLIKEAALLFEAGSYKSLDYVIHVSVPKNERLNRVLIRDPERSKEQVLDIMDRQWGEGKKKKLADLVVYNDNKNSILQPVINLHDQLTLGKEI
- a CDS encoding thioredoxin family protein, giving the protein MIKKSFILVFFLFGFNSLFSQISWETNLKVAQVKAIEKDQLILVDFWAIWCGPCKKMDKQLWERPEMKKLSENFVALKIDIDQYPNIARAYNVTSIPRVMIITASEEVIWEKNGFLMPESYIEILKQIPPSLNGLNKKMVTNAGEENPNSSFEIGMGFQKLAISTKSDFGMKFINISNSYFKEVEKKLMILIY
- the yajC gene encoding preprotein translocase subunit YajC — encoded protein: MLNLILLQAADGSGYSQIIFFVAIIVIFYFFMIRPQQKKQKETKKFISELKKGDKVVTIGGLHGKIFDLPSDDTVIVEVERGFKLTFERSAISLENSKRLNEGTKKDK
- a CDS encoding YbbR-like domain-containing protein, producing MNDFFRSIKSFLKTISRSNTKVMALCILGATTFWFFNALNKADYEATVNYPVELKYKNDSTVVVGELPNNISLQVNGGGWDLLRTTLGINKEPIQIPIQNPTEQKFILTSSVRDIIADEFTNLRILRILTDTLAFDIQSFKEKRVYLDLDSTEIQFKPLFYFGDSILLNARYLKYSGPESMIDSIPDTIQLSLNNEEPLDEDHEEVIEPPYTSELVIASPQEINVAVRVKKANQIQKMVPFQLENFPEEFSPSKEKVAVTYYFLKDRTGMDSSDIVIKLNYDSLTSDSTIIPKIIDYPQMMKILSYDSSEIEIVKNEKP
- a CDS encoding dihydroorotase, with protein sequence MRSYLISNANIVNEGRIFTGDVLIKEGRIEKISSSINADQADEVIDAEGKYLFPGVIDDQVHFREPGLTHKANIATESRAAVAGGVTSFMEMPNTVPQALTQELLADKYAIAAKSSPANYSFFMGASNDNLDEVLKTDPTKVCGVKVFMGSSTGNMLVDNQQTLESIFGSTNMLIATHCEDEETVRANTAKYVEKYGDNIPVKYHPIIRSEEACYKSSSFAVSLAKKHGARLHVLHISTAKELELFSNKLPLEEKKITAEACIHHLWFSDEDYEEKGTLIKWNPAVKKASDRAAIWEAVNNNTIDVIATDHAPHTLEEKDNPYTKAPSGGPLIQHTLVAMIDKHKEGKITLEHIAEKMAHSPARLFRIKERGYIREGYYADLTLVDLEDSTPVTKESLLYKCNWSPFEGYTFKSKVTHTFVSGNKVYENEKVIDDKMGMRMEFKAD
- a CDS encoding DUF1573 domain-containing protein, whose amino-acid sequence is MKKISLFALVAFVLASCTNEKLEKRVEDLENRVAQLEQNGTLSRPVSNTVPTANTNTPTVDPNAPAPEFDFDSKTYEFGNITEGDVVEHVFKFKNTGDSELVIGNVQASCGCTTPKWTKDPVPVGGEGEIHVRFDSKNKVGTQNKSVTITANTNPARTVLYIKGNVAKGSGKSSILK